In one Magallana gigas chromosome 7, xbMagGiga1.1, whole genome shotgun sequence genomic region, the following are encoded:
- the LOC105335069 gene encoding UPAR/Ly6 domain-containing protein crok, producing the protein MDVKYLQLSLLALVTLCFTFLFQKASAIECFECNSRDPDPNIADKCKNSPSALMSMPQYYKNCSDASARCRKIQQEVDKDERIIRQCATTLNNVVGCFKRTGTYKIKMEYCECDADGCNSAPRISLSIATAFSLMMGVLLCYFL; encoded by the exons ATGGACGTAAAGTACCTACAACTTTCGCTCCTCGCCCTAGTGACTTTGtgtttcacatttttatttcaaaagg CCAGTGCCATTGAATGCTTCGAGTGTAACTCGAGAGACCCTGACCCGAATATAGCTGACAAATGTAAGAACTCCCCATCAGCGCTGATGTCCATGCCACAGTATTATAAAAACTGCTCAGACGCCAGCGCAAGATGTAGAAAGATTCAGCAAGAGG TGGATAAAGATGAAAGAATTATACGCCAGTGCGCCACAACTTTGAACAATGTGGTAGGTTGTTTCAAGAGGACAGGGACCTACAAAATCAAGATGGAGTACTGCGAATGTGATGCAGACGGATGCAATTCCGCGCCACGCATTTCGTTGTCCATAGCAACAGCCTTCTCTTTAATGATGGGAGTTTTACTGTGTTATTTTCTATAG
- the LOC105335070 gene encoding glycoprotein-N-acetylgalactosamine 3-beta-galactosyltransferase 1, whose translation MSVSISRRLQRSLFVAGCFIFCFCFLFLDRYSRLVRDEIDMNGVVEMDSFRRSDINEVIANELSSKVRILCWIMTTPENLEKKAAAVKNTWAKRCNKALFFSSETNASFPTIGLNTTEGRQHLTAKTVQAFRYCYEHYGDQFDWFLKADDDTYIIVENLRYFLSHHDPNSLEYFGHKFKVIVKQGYFSGGAGYILSRKSLEVFVTKGLSGTVKCRQDGGAEDAEIGICMENLGIKAGDSQDIYGKETFHPFNPTAHLRGFYPPWFYNNAANYPQKGLGCCSDYSISFHYMTPNDMYAMEYLVYHLRPYGLVQDVRKTRTFRMKNMAS comes from the exons ATGTCTGTTTCCATATCCAGACGACTCCAGAGATCATTGTTTGTGGCGGGATGTTTCATTTTCTGcttttgtttcttgtttttgGATAGATATTCCAGGCTTGTACGAG atgaaattgacatgaATGGCGTTGTTGAAATGGATAGCTTTAGAAGATCAG ATATCAACGAAGTAATAGCCAACGAACTGTCCAGTAAAGTTCGAATACTGTGCTGGATCATGACAACTCCTGAAAACTTGGAAAAGAAGGCGGCGGCAGTGAAAAACACATGGGCGAAACGATGCAACAAAGCCCTGTTCTTCAGCAGCGAAACGAACGCTTCTTTCCCAACTATAGGACTGAATACCACCGAGGGAAGGCAGCATCTGACTGCCAAGACTGTGCAAGCTTTCCGATATTGTTACGAACATTATGGAGACCAGTTTGACTGGTTTCTCAAAGCAGACGATGATACGTACATAATAGTGGAGAACTTACGCTATTTCCTCTCTCATCATGATCCGAATTCTTTGGAATATTTCGGACACAAGTTTAAGGTGATTGTGAAACAGGGATATTTCAGTGGAGGAGCCGGTTATATACTGAGTAGAAAGAGTCTGGAAGTTTTTGTGACTAAAGGCCTTTCGGGTACCGTGAAGTGTAGGCAAGATGGCGGGGCTGAAGATGCCGAGATTGGTATATGCATGGAGAACCTCGGTATTAAGGCGGGAGATTCTCAAGACATTTATGGCAAAGAGACATTCCATCCTTTCAATCCCACTGCACACCTAAGAGGATTTTATCCTCCTTGGTTTTACAATAATGCAGCAAACTACCCACAGAAG GGTCTTGGATGCTGCAGCGATTACAGTATATCGTTCCATTACATGACGCCAAATGACATGTACGCCATGGAGTATCTCGTTTACCATCTTCGTCCGTACGGACTTGTACAGGATGTGCGTAAAACACGGACGTTCAGAATGAAAAACATGGCTAGCTAG